A portion of the Pseudarthrobacter sp. L1SW genome contains these proteins:
- the rpsL gene encoding 30S ribosomal protein S12 yields the protein MPTINQLVRKGRTPKVSKTKAPALKGSPMRRGVCTRVYTTTPKKPNSALRKVARVRLNGGVEVTAYIPGVGHNLQEHSIVLVRGGRVKDLPGVRYKIVRGALDTQGVKNRKQARSRYGAKMEKK from the coding sequence GTGCCTACGATTAACCAGCTGGTCCGTAAGGGCCGCACGCCTAAGGTCTCAAAGACCAAGGCTCCCGCGCTTAAGGGCAGCCCCATGCGCCGCGGTGTCTGCACCCGCGTCTACACCACCACCCCGAAGAAGCCGAACTCGGCTCTGCGTAAGGTGGCACGTGTGCGCCTCAACGGCGGCGTGGAAGTTACCGCCTACATCCCCGGTGTTGGCCACAACCTGCAGGAGCACTCCATTGTGCTCGTTCGCGGTGGTCGTGTGAAGGACCTTCCGGGTGTCCGCTACAAGATCGTCCGTGGCGCCCTCGATACCCAGGGTGTCAAGAACCGTAAGCAGGCACGCAGCCGCTACGGCGCAAAGATGGAGAAGAAGTAA
- a CDS encoding DNA-directed RNA polymerase subunit beta': protein MSSESSFGLMQIGLATAEDIRGWSYGEVKKPETINYRTLKPEKDGLFCEKIFGPSRDWECYCGKYKRVRFKGIICERCGVEVTRAKVRRERMGHIELAAPVTHIWYFKGVPSRLGYLLDLAPKDLEKVIYFAAYMITSVDEAARHEELPNLQVEHDIEKKQLIDNRDSDIAAIARDLEGEIARLEGEGAKAADKKKARDSADRQMANVRKRADADIERLEQVWDRFKNLKVADLEGDEGLYRELRDRYGMYFEGSMGAEAIKKRLESFDMQAESDLLRDIIANGKGQRKTRALKRLKVVNAFLTTNNSPLGMVLDAVPVIPPELRPMVQLDGGRFATSDLNDLYRRVINRNNRLKRLLDLGAPEIIVNNEKRMLQEAVDSLFDNGRRGRPVTGPGNRPLKSLSDMLKGKQGRFRQNLLGKRVDYSGRSVIVVGPQLKLHQCGLPKQMALELFKPFVMKRLVDLNHAQNIKSAKRMVERYRPQVWDVLEEIITEHPVLLNRAPTLHRLGIQAFEPQLVEGKAIQLHPLVCGAFNADFDGDQMAVHLPLSPEAQAEARILMLSSNNILKPSDGRPVTLPSQDMIIGLYHLTTKRVGSAGEGRIFGSVSEAIMAFDARELHLNSQVKIRLEGFVPYAGWEAPEGWEPGQPALVQTSLGQVLFNETLPEDYPWVEAVADKGELSRIVNDLAERYPKVVTAATLDNLKDAGFYWATRSGVTVAISDIEVPAAKPEILAGYEERAAKIQGQYDKGLIDDDERRQELIEIWNKATNEIAQAMRDSLSPMNTINRMVSSGARGNWMQVRQIAGIRGLVANPKGEIIPRPIKSSYREGLSVLEYFIATHGARKGLADTALRTANSGYLTRRLVDVSQDVIVREEDCGTERGLVTPIAVADSNGELVLDENVENSAYARTLAVDVVDSEGKVLAAAGTDCGDVVIDELFKAGITEVKVRSVLTCESSVGTCALCYGRSLATGKTVDIGEAVGIIAAQSIGEPGTQLTMRTFHTGGAVSASGGDDITQGLPRIQELFEARTPKGVAPIAEAAGRITIEESERQMRLVITPDDGTEEIAYPVLRRSRLLIEDGDHVTVGQKLINGPVDPKQVLRIMGPRAAQKFLVDEVQGVYRSQGIGIHDKHVEVIVRQMLRRVTVIESGESDLLPGELAERSRFEDANRRVVSEGKTPASGRPELMGITKASLATESWLSAASFQETTRVLTQAAMEGKSDPLLGLKENVIIGKLIPAGTGLPRYTEVTVEPTEEAKANLFTGPSAFSDFSYDTLGGDGAPEFHAIPLDDYDLGNDFR from the coding sequence ATGTCCAGCGAATCCTCCTTCGGCCTCATGCAGATCGGCCTCGCCACCGCGGAAGACATCCGCGGCTGGTCTTACGGCGAGGTTAAGAAGCCGGAAACCATCAACTACCGCACGCTCAAGCCCGAGAAGGACGGACTCTTCTGCGAGAAGATCTTCGGCCCGTCCCGGGACTGGGAATGCTACTGCGGCAAGTACAAGCGCGTGCGCTTCAAGGGCATCATCTGCGAGCGTTGTGGCGTTGAGGTCACCCGCGCAAAGGTCCGCCGCGAGCGCATGGGCCACATCGAACTGGCCGCACCCGTCACGCACATCTGGTACTTCAAGGGTGTTCCCTCCCGCCTGGGCTACCTCCTTGACCTGGCACCGAAGGACCTCGAAAAGGTCATCTACTTCGCTGCCTACATGATCACCAGCGTTGATGAAGCCGCCCGCCACGAGGAACTGCCCAACCTGCAGGTTGAGCACGACATCGAGAAGAAGCAGCTGATCGACAACCGCGACTCCGACATCGCGGCCATTGCCCGCGACCTCGAAGGCGAAATCGCCCGTCTCGAAGGCGAAGGCGCCAAGGCTGCCGACAAGAAGAAGGCCCGCGACTCCGCCGACCGCCAGATGGCCAACGTGCGCAAGCGCGCCGACGCCGACATCGAGCGCCTCGAGCAGGTCTGGGACCGCTTCAAGAACCTCAAGGTCGCTGACCTTGAAGGTGACGAAGGACTGTACCGCGAGCTGCGCGACCGCTATGGCATGTACTTCGAAGGCTCCATGGGTGCCGAAGCCATCAAGAAGCGTCTTGAAAGCTTCGACATGCAGGCCGAGTCGGACCTGCTGCGCGACATCATCGCCAACGGCAAGGGCCAGCGCAAGACCCGTGCCCTCAAGCGCCTGAAGGTGGTCAATGCGTTCCTGACCACCAACAACAGCCCGCTTGGCATGGTCCTCGACGCCGTCCCGGTGATCCCGCCGGAACTGCGCCCCATGGTCCAGCTGGACGGCGGCCGCTTCGCGACCTCCGACCTCAACGACCTGTACCGCCGTGTGATCAACCGCAACAACCGCCTCAAGCGCCTGCTTGACCTGGGTGCTCCGGAGATCATCGTCAACAACGAGAAGCGCATGCTTCAGGAAGCTGTTGACAGCCTCTTCGACAACGGCCGCCGCGGCCGTCCGGTCACCGGACCGGGCAACCGTCCGCTGAAGTCCCTGAGCGACATGCTCAAGGGCAAGCAGGGCCGTTTCCGCCAGAACCTCCTCGGCAAGCGCGTGGACTACTCCGGCCGTTCGGTCATCGTCGTCGGCCCGCAGCTGAAGCTGCACCAGTGCGGCCTGCCCAAGCAGATGGCGCTGGAGCTCTTCAAGCCGTTCGTGATGAAGCGCCTGGTTGACCTCAACCACGCCCAGAACATCAAGTCGGCCAAGCGCATGGTTGAGCGTTACCGCCCGCAGGTCTGGGACGTGCTGGAAGAGATCATCACCGAACACCCGGTGCTGCTCAACCGTGCACCTACCCTGCACCGCCTCGGCATCCAGGCCTTCGAGCCGCAGCTTGTTGAAGGCAAGGCAATCCAGCTCCACCCGCTGGTTTGTGGCGCCTTCAACGCCGACTTCGACGGCGACCAGATGGCAGTCCACCTGCCGCTGAGCCCCGAAGCCCAGGCTGAAGCCCGCATCCTGATGCTGTCCTCGAACAACATCCTGAAGCCCTCCGACGGACGTCCGGTCACCCTGCCCTCGCAGGACATGATCATCGGCCTCTACCACCTGACCACCAAGCGTGTCGGTTCAGCTGGCGAAGGCCGCATCTTCGGTTCGGTTTCCGAAGCCATCATGGCCTTCGACGCCCGCGAGCTGCACCTGAACTCGCAGGTCAAGATCCGCCTCGAAGGCTTCGTACCGTACGCAGGCTGGGAAGCTCCGGAAGGCTGGGAGCCGGGTCAGCCCGCACTCGTCCAGACCTCCCTGGGCCAGGTTCTCTTCAACGAGACCCTGCCCGAGGACTACCCCTGGGTTGAGGCTGTTGCCGACAAGGGCGAACTGTCCCGCATCGTCAATGACCTCGCCGAGCGCTACCCGAAGGTCGTCACCGCGGCAACGCTGGACAACCTGAAGGACGCCGGTTTCTACTGGGCCACCCGCTCAGGCGTCACCGTTGCCATCTCGGACATCGAGGTTCCGGCCGCAAAGCCGGAGATCCTCGCCGGCTACGAAGAGCGCGCCGCCAAGATCCAGGGCCAGTACGACAAGGGCCTGATCGACGACGACGAGCGTCGCCAGGAACTGATCGAGATCTGGAACAAGGCAACCAACGAGATCGCCCAGGCGATGCGTGACAGCCTGTCCCCGATGAACACCATCAACCGCATGGTGTCCTCCGGTGCACGTGGTAACTGGATGCAGGTCCGCCAGATCGCGGGTATCCGTGGCCTGGTGGCCAACCCGAAGGGTGAAATTATTCCCCGTCCCATCAAGTCCTCCTACCGTGAGGGCCTGTCGGTTCTGGAATACTTCATCGCCACGCACGGTGCCCGTAAGGGTCTTGCCGACACCGCGCTGCGTACCGCCAACTCGGGTTACCTGACCCGTCGCCTGGTGGACGTCTCGCAGGACGTCATCGTCCGTGAAGAGGACTGCGGCACGGAGCGTGGCCTGGTCACGCCGATCGCCGTCGCCGATTCCAACGGTGAGCTGGTCCTGGATGAGAACGTCGAGAACAGTGCCTACGCACGTACCCTCGCCGTCGACGTCGTGGACTCCGAGGGCAAGGTTCTCGCAGCCGCCGGCACCGACTGCGGCGACGTCGTCATCGACGAGCTGTTCAAGGCAGGCATCACCGAGGTCAAGGTCCGCTCCGTACTCACCTGTGAGTCCAGCGTTGGAACCTGTGCACTGTGCTACGGCCGTTCGTTGGCCACTGGCAAGACCGTGGACATCGGCGAGGCCGTGGGCATCATCGCCGCACAGTCCATCGGTGAGCCCGGTACCCAGCTGACCATGCGTACGTTCCACACCGGTGGTGCTGTCTCCGCCAGCGGTGGCGACGACATCACCCAGGGTCTGCCCCGTATCCAGGAGCTCTTCGAAGCCCGTACTCCGAAGGGTGTTGCACCGATTGCAGAAGCAGCCGGCCGCATCACCATCGAAGAGTCCGAGCGCCAGATGCGCCTGGTCATCACCCCGGATGACGGAACCGAAGAGATCGCCTACCCGGTCCTGCGCCGTTCACGCCTGTTGATCGAGGACGGCGACCACGTCACCGTCGGCCAGAAGCTGATCAACGGACCGGTGGATCCCAAGCAGGTCCTGCGCATCATGGGTCCGCGTGCGGCACAGAAGTTCCTGGTGGACGAGGTCCAGGGCGTGTACCGCAGCCAGGGCATCGGTATCCACGACAAGCACGTCGAGGTTATCGTCCGCCAGATGCTGCGCCGCGTCACGGTCATCGAGTCCGGCGAATCGGACCTGCTGCCCGGCGAGCTCGCCGAGCGCAGCCGTTTCGAGGACGCCAACCGCCGCGTTGTGTCCGAGGGCAAGACTCCGGCATCCGGACGTCCTGAGCTCATGGGCATCACCAAGGCGTCGCTGGCCACCGAGTCCTGGCTGTCCGCTGCTTCCTTCCAGGAGACCACCCGCGTCCTGACGCAGGCGGCCATGGAAGGCAAGAGCGATCCGCTGCTGGGCCTCAAGGAGAACGTCATCATCGGTAAGCTGATCCCGGCCGGCACGGGCCTCCCGCGCTACACCGAGGTCACCGTGGAGCCCACTGAAGAAGCAAAGGCCAACCTGTTCACCGGCCCCAGCGCATTCAGTGACTTCTCGTACGACACCCTGGGCGGCGACGGAGCTCCTGAGTTCCACGCCATCCCGCTGGATGACTACGACCTGGGCAACGACTTCCGCTAA
- the rpoB gene encoding DNA-directed RNA polymerase subunit beta, which yields MVASSTSNNETANTADSTDGATRRLSFAKIHEPLDVPNLLALQTDSFDWLVGNERWQARVAKAVEENDLSVATTSGLSDIFEEISPIEDFQGTMSLSFSDPEFADPKYTMAECKDRDATYSAPLYVKAEFMNNNTGEIKQQTVFMGDFPLMTEKGTFVVNGTERVVVSQLVRSPGAYFERAADKTSDKDIFTAKIIPSRGAWFELEIDKRDQVGVRLDRKRKQSVTVLLKALGWTEGQILEEFGQYDSMRATLEKDATETREDALLDIYRKLRPGEPPTVEAAQSLLDNLYFNSKRYDLAKVGRYKINRKLGIDRSLGDKEASVLHVEDIVAMIKFLVALHAGEKTIKGTRDGQEVDLRVEIDDIDHFGNRRIRAVGELIENQVRTGLSRMERVVRERMTTQDVEAITPQTLINIRPVVAAIKEFFGTSQLSQFMDQNNPLSGLTHKRRLSALGPGGLSRDRAGMEVRDVHPSHYGRMCPIETPEGPNIGLIGSLASYGRINPFGFIETPYRLVKDGVVSDDVQYLTADDEAEVLIAQANAPLDENKKFAEDTVLVRARGGGGEPVLVPAEDVEFMDVSPRQMVSVATALIPFLEHDDANRALMGANMQRQAVPLVRSEAPFVGTGMERAAAVDAGDVVIAKKAGVVTEVSAELVIMLNDDGTETNYRINKFARSNQGNCYNHRVLVNEGQRLEVGGIIADGPATDQGELALGKNLLVAFMSWEGHNFEDAIILSQRIVAEDVLSSIHIEEHEIDARDTKLGAEEITRDIPNVSEEVLAGLDERGIIHIGAEVEAGDILVGKVTPKGETELTPEERLLRAIFGEKSREVRDTSLKVPHGESGTVIGVRVFDRDNDDELPPGVNQLVRVYVAAKRKITDGDKLAGRHGNKGVISKILPVEDMPFLADGTPVDIVLNPLGVPGRMNVGQVLETHLGWVAKTGWKIEGEPEWVKQLPNLPRESGQTTVATPVFDGAREEEITGLLDSTNVTRDGERLINSSGKTRLFDGRSGEPFPDPISVGYMYILKLHHLVDDKIHARSTGPYSMITQQPLGGKAQFGGQRFGEMEVWALEAYGAAYTLQELLTIKSDDIHGRVKVYEAIVKGENIPEPGVPESFKVLIKEMQSLCLNVEVLSTDGTTIEMRDSDDAVFTAAEELGIDLSRAEPSSVEEV from the coding sequence TTGGTCGCCTCGAGCACCTCTAATAACGAAACCGCTAACACCGCCGACAGCACTGATGGTGCCACTCGCCGGCTCTCATTCGCAAAGATTCACGAACCTCTTGACGTTCCGAATCTGCTTGCCCTCCAGACGGACAGCTTCGACTGGCTGGTCGGAAATGAGCGCTGGCAGGCACGCGTAGCGAAGGCTGTCGAAGAAAACGATCTCAGCGTCGCCACCACGTCCGGCCTGTCGGACATCTTCGAAGAGATCTCCCCGATCGAGGACTTCCAGGGCACCATGTCCCTGAGCTTCTCCGATCCGGAGTTCGCTGACCCCAAGTACACCATGGCCGAGTGCAAGGACCGGGACGCTACGTACTCGGCTCCGCTGTACGTCAAGGCCGAGTTCATGAACAACAACACGGGCGAAATCAAGCAGCAGACCGTGTTCATGGGTGACTTCCCGCTGATGACCGAGAAGGGCACCTTCGTCGTCAACGGCACCGAGCGTGTCGTTGTCTCCCAGCTGGTCCGTTCCCCGGGCGCCTACTTTGAGCGTGCCGCTGACAAGACCAGCGACAAGGACATCTTCACCGCGAAGATCATCCCGTCCCGCGGCGCCTGGTTCGAGCTCGAGATCGACAAGCGCGACCAGGTGGGCGTGCGCCTTGACCGCAAGCGCAAGCAGTCCGTCACCGTCCTGCTGAAGGCCCTCGGCTGGACCGAAGGCCAGATCCTCGAAGAGTTCGGCCAGTACGACTCCATGCGGGCAACCCTGGAGAAGGACGCCACCGAAACCCGCGAAGACGCGTTGCTGGACATCTACCGGAAGCTGCGCCCGGGCGAGCCGCCCACCGTCGAGGCTGCCCAGTCGCTGCTGGACAACCTGTACTTCAACTCCAAGCGCTACGATCTGGCCAAGGTTGGCCGCTACAAGATCAACCGCAAGCTTGGCATCGACCGCTCCCTTGGCGACAAGGAAGCCTCGGTCCTGCACGTTGAAGACATCGTTGCCATGATCAAGTTCCTCGTGGCGCTGCACGCCGGCGAGAAGACCATCAAGGGCACCCGCGATGGCCAGGAAGTGGACCTGCGCGTCGAAATCGACGACATCGACCACTTCGGCAACCGCCGCATCCGCGCCGTCGGCGAGCTCATCGAGAACCAGGTCCGCACCGGCCTGTCCCGCATGGAGCGCGTTGTCCGCGAGCGTATGACCACCCAGGACGTCGAGGCCATCACGCCGCAGACCCTGATCAACATCCGCCCCGTGGTCGCCGCGATCAAGGAGTTCTTCGGAACCTCCCAGCTCTCGCAGTTCATGGACCAGAACAACCCGCTCTCGGGTTTGACCCACAAGCGCCGCCTGTCGGCCCTTGGCCCGGGTGGTCTGTCCCGTGACCGCGCCGGCATGGAAGTCCGTGACGTGCACCCGTCCCACTACGGACGTATGTGCCCCATCGAAACGCCTGAAGGCCCGAACATTGGCCTGATCGGTTCGCTGGCATCCTACGGTCGCATCAACCCGTTCGGCTTCATCGAGACCCCGTACCGCCTGGTCAAGGACGGCGTTGTTTCCGACGACGTCCAGTACCTGACGGCCGACGATGAGGCTGAGGTGCTGATCGCCCAGGCCAACGCGCCGCTGGACGAGAACAAGAAGTTCGCCGAAGACACCGTCCTGGTGCGTGCCCGCGGTGGTGGAGGCGAGCCTGTCCTCGTGCCCGCCGAGGACGTCGAGTTCATGGACGTTTCCCCGCGCCAGATGGTGTCCGTGGCTACGGCCCTGATCCCGTTCCTTGAGCACGACGATGCAAACCGAGCACTCATGGGTGCCAACATGCAGCGCCAGGCCGTGCCGCTGGTCCGTTCCGAGGCTCCCTTCGTGGGCACCGGCATGGAGCGCGCCGCAGCCGTCGACGCCGGTGACGTTGTCATCGCGAAGAAGGCCGGTGTGGTCACCGAGGTTTCCGCCGAGCTCGTCATCATGCTTAACGACGACGGCACCGAGACCAACTACCGCATCAACAAGTTCGCCCGCTCCAACCAGGGCAACTGCTACAACCACCGTGTCCTGGTGAACGAAGGCCAGCGCCTGGAAGTTGGCGGCATCATCGCCGACGGCCCGGCAACGGACCAGGGTGAGCTCGCCCTCGGTAAGAACCTGCTCGTGGCATTCATGTCATGGGAAGGCCACAACTTCGAGGACGCCATCATCCTCTCGCAGCGCATTGTTGCCGAGGACGTCCTTTCCTCCATCCACATCGAGGAGCACGAGATCGATGCCCGCGACACCAAGCTTGGTGCCGAGGAAATCACCCGTGACATCCCCAACGTGTCCGAGGAAGTCCTGGCTGGCCTGGACGAGCGCGGCATCATCCACATTGGTGCCGAGGTTGAGGCAGGGGACATCCTGGTCGGAAAGGTCACCCCGAAGGGTGAAACCGAGCTGACCCCGGAAGAGCGCCTGCTGCGCGCGATCTTCGGTGAGAAGTCCCGCGAAGTCCGCGACACCTCCCTGAAGGTGCCGCACGGCGAGTCCGGTACGGTCATCGGCGTGCGCGTCTTCGACCGCGACAACGACGACGAGCTGCCCCCGGGCGTCAACCAGCTGGTCCGCGTCTACGTCGCTGCCAAGCGCAAGATCACTGACGGCGACAAGCTCGCCGGCCGCCACGGCAACAAGGGTGTTATCTCCAAGATCCTCCCCGTTGAGGACATGCCCTTCCTTGCCGACGGCACCCCCGTTGATATCGTCCTGAACCCGCTGGGTGTCCCGGGCCGTATGAACGTGGGCCAGGTGCTCGAGACGCACCTCGGCTGGGTTGCCAAGACCGGCTGGAAGATCGAAGGCGAGCCCGAGTGGGTCAAGCAGCTGCCGAACCTGCCGCGCGAGAGTGGCCAGACCACTGTTGCAACGCCGGTGTTCGACGGTGCCCGCGAAGAGGAAATCACGGGCCTGCTGGACTCCACCAACGTGACCCGCGACGGCGAACGCCTGATCAACTCCTCCGGCAAGACCCGCCTGTTCGACGGCCGCTCCGGCGAGCCGTTCCCGGATCCGATCTCGGTCGGCTACATGTACATCCTGAAGCTCCACCACCTGGTGGACGACAAGATCCACGCGCGCTCCACTGGCCCGTACTCCATGATCACGCAGCAGCCGCTGGGTGGTAAGGCACAGTTCGGTGGCCAGCGCTTCGGTGAAATGGAAGTGTGGGCGCTCGAAGCTTACGGCGCCGCCTACACGCTCCAGGAGCTCCTCACGATCAAGTCTGACGACATCCATGGTCGCGTGAAGGTCTACGAAGCCATCGTGAAGGGCGAGAACATCCCCGAGCCGGGTGTTCCCGAGTCCTTCAAGGTCTTGATCAAGGAAATGCAGTCGCTGTGCCTGAACGTGGAAGTCCTCTCCACGGACGGAACCACAATTGAAATGCGTGACTCTGATGACGCAGTCTTCACGGCTGCGGAGGAACTGGGTATCGATCTGTCCCGCGCAGAGCCCAGTTCCGTAGAAGAGGTCTAA
- a CDS encoding acetyl-CoA C-acetyltransferase, with amino-acid sequence MGNSPDNTDVVILAAARTPQGRINGQLASFTAVELGARAITAALEASGVDAADVDAVIMGQVLQAGAGQNPARQSSIGAGIGWDVPAVTVNKVCLSGLTAVIDAARLIRSGEAEVVVAGGQESMTRAPHLLPGSRQGWTYGSIQALDAAAHDGLTDAFDGQSMGLSTETRNLALGIDRTSQDNVAAQSHQRAALAAKNGTFDDEIVPVSVKQRKGDPIVVAMDEGVRPNTSVDSLAGLRAAFVTDGTITAGNSSPLSDGAAALVLASRGYAEKHGLEYLAVVGKPGQVAGPDNSLHSQPSNAIRNALARAGWTTADLDFIEINEAFGSVAVQSLKDLDYPLEKCNIHGGAIALGHPIGASGARLAVHAAHELKRRGTGKAAVSLCGGGGQGEALLLYRD; translated from the coding sequence ATGGGCAACTCTCCTGACAACACTGACGTTGTCATACTCGCAGCAGCGCGCACACCGCAGGGCCGGATCAACGGGCAACTTGCAAGCTTCACAGCGGTGGAGCTTGGTGCCCGCGCCATCACGGCTGCACTGGAGGCCAGCGGCGTGGACGCCGCCGATGTGGACGCCGTGATCATGGGACAGGTGCTGCAGGCGGGCGCCGGCCAGAACCCCGCGCGGCAAAGTTCCATCGGCGCCGGCATCGGCTGGGACGTCCCTGCCGTGACCGTCAACAAAGTGTGCCTCTCCGGGCTCACTGCCGTGATTGACGCCGCCCGGCTGATCCGGAGCGGGGAAGCCGAAGTTGTGGTGGCCGGCGGCCAGGAATCCATGACCCGGGCTCCGCACCTGTTGCCCGGATCCCGGCAGGGGTGGACGTACGGCTCAATCCAGGCTTTGGACGCCGCCGCCCACGACGGCCTGACCGACGCCTTCGACGGGCAGTCCATGGGCCTTTCCACCGAAACCCGCAATCTGGCACTGGGGATCGACCGGACGTCCCAGGACAACGTGGCTGCCCAGTCCCACCAGCGTGCCGCGCTGGCTGCAAAGAATGGGACGTTCGACGACGAAATCGTCCCGGTCAGCGTGAAGCAGCGCAAGGGCGACCCCATCGTGGTGGCCATGGACGAGGGGGTCCGGCCCAACACGTCGGTGGATTCACTCGCCGGCCTCCGCGCGGCCTTCGTCACGGACGGCACCATCACCGCGGGCAACTCCTCTCCCCTGTCCGACGGGGCCGCGGCGCTGGTGCTCGCCTCCCGCGGCTATGCGGAGAAGCACGGCCTGGAGTACCTGGCTGTGGTCGGGAAGCCCGGCCAGGTGGCTGGGCCGGACAACTCCCTGCACTCCCAGCCGTCCAACGCGATCCGGAACGCATTGGCGCGGGCGGGCTGGACCACCGCCGACCTCGACTTCATTGAAATCAACGAGGCCTTCGGTTCGGTGGCGGTTCAGTCGCTGAAGGACCTGGACTACCCCCTCGAGAAGTGCAATATCCATGGCGGGGCCATTGCGCTGGGCCATCCCATCGGGGCTTCGGGCGCGCGCCTGGCCGTGCACGCCGCGCATGAGCTCAAGCGCCGCGGAACGGGCAAGGCGGCGGTGTCCCTGTGCGGCGGCGGCGGGCAGGGCGAAGCTCTCCTGCTGTACCGCGACTGA
- a CDS encoding aminoacyl-tRNA deacylase, which yields MAEATAAGNGTQDGAPVGRERFLADAAARGLQVDVVERPAARSLEEAAGILGITAADIVKSLVVKHKDGSFLFALIPGDRQISWPKLRTLVGVNKLSLPPADVALDATGYERGTITPLGSTNSWPVYADATVTGRRISMGAGAHGYSAFVDADALTAALGAVVADISDPA from the coding sequence ATGGCGGAGGCAACTGCCGCCGGCAATGGCACCCAGGATGGCGCCCCCGTCGGCCGGGAACGCTTCCTGGCGGACGCCGCCGCGCGCGGACTGCAGGTTGACGTTGTGGAACGGCCAGCCGCCAGGAGCCTGGAGGAGGCGGCCGGCATCCTGGGAATCACGGCGGCGGACATCGTGAAGTCGCTGGTGGTCAAGCACAAGGACGGCTCGTTCCTGTTTGCGCTGATCCCCGGCGACCGCCAGATCTCGTGGCCCAAGCTGCGGACCCTGGTGGGCGTCAACAAGCTGTCGCTGCCGCCCGCGGACGTGGCCCTGGACGCCACCGGCTACGAGCGCGGGACCATCACTCCGCTGGGCAGCACCAACAGTTGGCCGGTGTATGCGGACGCCACCGTCACCGGACGCAGGATCTCAATGGGTGCGGGCGCCCATGGCTACAGCGCTTTCGTGGACGCCGACGCCCTGACCGCAGCCCTGGGTGCCGTGGTCGCGGACATCAGCGACCCCGCCTGA
- the rplL gene encoding 50S ribosomal protein L7/L12, with protein MAKLSNEELIEAFKELTIIELSEFVKLFEETFEVTAAAVAVAGPAGAAAEEVEEKTDFDVVLEAAGDKKIAVIKEVRAITSLGLKEAKDLVDSAPKAVLEGATKEAAEKAKEQLEAAGATVTLK; from the coding sequence ATGGCGAAGCTCAGCAACGAAGAGCTCATTGAAGCTTTCAAGGAACTGACCATCATCGAGCTCTCCGAGTTCGTCAAGCTCTTCGAAGAGACCTTCGAAGTTACCGCTGCTGCCGTAGCTGTTGCTGGCCCCGCCGGCGCTGCTGCTGAAGAGGTTGAAGAGAAGACTGACTTCGACGTCGTCCTCGAAGCAGCCGGTGACAAGAAGATCGCAGTGATCAAGGAAGTTCGCGCCATCACTTCCCTGGGCCTGAAGGAAGCAAAGGACCTGGTTGACAGCGCTCCCAAGGCTGTCCTCGAAGGTGCTACCAAGGAAGCTGCCGAGAAGGCCAAGGAGCAGCTCGAGGCTGCAGGCGCCACCGTTACCCTCAAGTAA
- the rplJ gene encoding 50S ribosomal protein L10, whose amino-acid sequence MATPTKVSAVAEITNDFKESNAAVLTEYRGLTVAQLKQLRVSLGQDTKFAVVKNTLTAIAAKEAGVEAFNDQLSGPTAIAFIKGDAVAAAKSLTDFAKTNKQLVIKTGYFEGKALNASEVAELAALESRELQLAKVAGVLKAPAAAAARIIDALRLKLEEENGAPAAAEAPAAEEAPAAEAEAPAEAPAAEEN is encoded by the coding sequence ATGGCAACGCCTACCAAGGTTTCAGCAGTAGCTGAGATCACTAACGATTTCAAGGAATCGAACGCCGCTGTCCTGACCGAATACCGCGGGCTCACCGTTGCACAGCTCAAGCAGCTGCGTGTTTCTCTCGGCCAGGACACCAAGTTCGCGGTCGTCAAGAACACCCTGACCGCCATTGCAGCCAAGGAAGCCGGCGTTGAAGCATTCAACGACCAGCTCTCCGGCCCCACTGCAATCGCGTTCATCAAGGGTGACGCAGTTGCCGCTGCCAAGAGCCTGACGGATTTTGCCAAGACCAACAAGCAGCTCGTCATCAAGACCGGCTACTTCGAGGGCAAGGCACTGAACGCCAGCGAGGTTGCCGAACTGGCAGCCCTCGAGTCCCGTGAGCTGCAGCTCGCCAAGGTTGCAGGCGTCCTCAAGGCCCCTGCCGCCGCCGCTGCACGCATCATTGACGCACTGCGCCTCAAGCTTGAAGAAGAGAACGGTGCACCGGCAGCTGCCGAGGCGCCCGCCGCTGAAGAAGCACCTGCCGCAGAAGCTGAAGCCCCGGCTGAAGCTCCCGCAGCTGAAGAGAACTAA